DNA sequence from the Sinomonas terrae genome:
AGTGTCCAGCACGGGAACTACGCTTCCCGCCACTGGGCCCTCAGCGGTGCCGAAACCTCGGCTTCGGCGTGCACGAGCTGACGTCCCCGGACGTAGCCAGCGGTCGTGAAGGCAAGGACGGCGACCACGGCACCGGCCTTTCTGAGCCCGCCGAGGTTGCGTTCGAAGACCCACTCGCCGAGCCCGGAGAGGACCGCCCGCGGGAGGACGCGCCTCACGTAGCGCCGTTCAGCCCCCAGCGTCCGCTTCTGCCCGACGAGCTGGCTCACCTGGGCCTTGGAGATCCCCTCAGACCACGAGCGGGCCAGCATGTACCTGAGCGTGCCTCTCGCCGCGGGCACGAAGTGGTGCACGACGGCGGCGGGCTCGTAGACCACACGGGTTCCTGGGGTGCCTATGGTCGAGCGGATGCAGATCTCAGTCTCCTCGCAGCCGAGCGGCACAGATCCCTGCCGACCAAGCGCGACATTGAAGCCGCCGACTTGGAGGAGGACGTCACGGCGGAACGACATGTTGGCACCGATCACGTTCCGCACTTCGGACGCGACCCTGGGCAGACCGCGGTGGCTGCAGCCCACGATCCAGTCGAGCTCTTCCGCGAAGTGCGCAGGGCGCCCAGCCTCCCACACGGGTTCCGCACGGCCGCCCACCGCCAGGACGTCCGGGTCGTCGTAGAACGTGACGAGGTGCTCGAGCCAATCGGGTGCCGCCTCAGCGTCGTCGTCGAGGAAGGCCACGAGCTCCGAAGTCGCCAAGCCCACCCCTGTGTTCCTGGCCCCGGAGAGGCCCTGGGGTCCGGAGTTCTCGACGATGACTGCGTCTCGCACCGTCTCCATGAGGCGCTTGTACAGGTCCGGGTTGTGGTCGACGACCACGAGGATCTGCTGCGCGGGATACGTCTGCGCCTGGACGGACTCAATGACATTCACGAGCAGGTCCCAGCGCTCCATGGTGTAGGAGCAGATGACGACCGAAACCGTAGGGGATTCAGGTACAGGCGGCATTCTAGATTCCTTCCGTCAGCGAGAGCAGGCTCTTCGGATCGGTAGGGGTCCGGGGGAAGCGCACGTTCGGGTACATGTACTTAACCCGGCGGAGAGATTCTGGACGGGCACCGGCGGTCGGTGCGTCCCACGTTGCGCATTCCTTGGCGAGGGTGTGGAGCACTCGCCACCCGTCGCG
Encoded proteins:
- a CDS encoding glycosyltransferase family 2 protein, which gives rise to MPPVPESPTVSVVICSYTMERWDLLVNVIESVQAQTYPAQQILVVVDHNPDLYKRLMETVRDAVIVENSGPQGLSGARNTGVGLATSELVAFLDDDAEAAPDWLEHLVTFYDDPDVLAVGGRAEPVWEAGRPAHFAEELDWIVGCSHRGLPRVASEVRNVIGANMSFRRDVLLQVGGFNVALGRQGSVPLGCEETEICIRSTIGTPGTRVVYEPAAVVHHFVPAARGTLRYMLARSWSEGISKAQVSQLVGQKRTLGAERRYVRRVLPRAVLSGLGEWVFERNLGGLRKAGAVVAVLAFTTAGYVRGRQLVHAEAEVSAPLRAQWREA